Proteins encoded in a region of the Sebastes fasciatus isolate fSebFas1 chromosome 9, fSebFas1.pri, whole genome shotgun sequence genome:
- the lrrc18a gene encoding leucine-rich repeat-containing protein 18: MPKRKGAKGTTVTLKAAKKAIRMTPDGRRRLTLSNMGITIFPKCLLKLKNVDELDLSRNLIQKLPDKIGNFSSLRWLDLHTNKLESVPESIGNLVGLTHLNLANNCLISDGLPSTLGLLTSLRSLNLGMNKLDTLPPTMEALDSLQEIGLFDNLFISLPEFVKGLCNLTKVNMKQNPLSNDQEISEPKEDEYLVHESSLCRTCLKRCKGEHVLKEKRIRTYPGLMVQNSVARVNQDVWRIEGWNTSQSNDQTS; the protein is encoded by the coding sequence ATGCCTAAAAGGAAGGGAGCAAAAGGGACAACGGTGACCCTCAAGGCTGCCAAAAAGGCAATACGGATGACCCCGGATGGACGGCGCAGACTCACCCTTAGCAACATGGGCATAACCATCTTCCCAAAGTGTCTCCTAAAACTGAAAAATGTGGACGAGTTGGACCTCAGCCGCAACCTGATACAGAAACTCCCAGATAAAATCGGGAACTTCTCGTCACTGAGATGGCTGGATCTACACACCAACAAGCTGGAGTCGGTGCCGGAGTCCATCGGCAACCTGGTGGGTCTGACCCACCTCAACCTCGCCAACAACTGCCTAATCTCTGACGGTTTACCCTCCACATTGGGTCTTCTCACCAGCCTGAGGAGTCTCAATCTGGGAATGAACAAGTTGGACACCCTGCCTCCCACTATGGAGGCTCTAGATAGTCTCCAAGAGATAGGTCTGTTTGATAACCTCTTCATCAGTCTACCAGAGTTTGTGAAAGGCCTATGCAACCTCACGAAGGTGAACATGAAGCAAAATCCTCTATCGAATGATCAGGAAATATCAGAGCCAAAGGAAGATGAGTATCTAGTCCATGAGAGCAGCCTGTGTAGGACATGCCTTAAGAGATGTAAAGGAGAACACGTGCTTAAGGAGAAAAGGATAAGGACTTATCCAGGACTGATGGTGCAAAACTCAGTGGCTAGAGTCAATCAAGATGTGTGGAGAATAGAGGGGTGGAACACAAGTCAATCAAATGACCAAACATCTTAA